The following proteins are encoded in a genomic region of Plasmodium coatneyi strain Hackeri chromosome 6, complete sequence:
- a CDS encoding Pre-mRNA splicing factor produces MSYKSSRYSRISSCIYVGNLPGNVVEDEVYDLFSKYGRIKYIDVKKPRAPGVPYSFAFVHYFDSRDAEYAIDRRDGYKYDGVRLRVEYSGENRSYGKYRNKEEGSGPPVRTEHRIIISNLPESCKWQHLKDFMRQCGDVGYANIEHGKGVVEFISRDDMLYAIEKFDGAEFKVHDDVTNIKVKRDRRGSSYMKRHREDHYSPRHKKRRRYSDESGSASRNRSRSRKHNKYSNSPTKRSSKYDSGSESEGDNKDKSKYNKKSRSGSNNSSRSDDRNYKKKKNKHDKSSDRSSEYSEKGSGKNNSPSKDGSRKRSLSESGGGSKDRKRSLSLKRENSSSNEKKGKRKRSNDMESESRKSSKSPNSNSPRENNTEKEKSNDGKKKTVGRKTKKTTNTAKKTKNAKTNNDKTSKNEDYENVSNDGNKSDGEKYVDEENNKEENSGTNKNERTKKSAASEAKPKRGGGRRGRKKATTEENVNDNASS; encoded by the exons ATAAATCCTCCAGATACAGCAGAATTTCTTCgtgcatatatgtgggaAACTTACCAGGAAATGTCGTAGAGGATGAGGTCTACGATTTATTTTCCAAG TATGGACGTATAAAATATATCGATGTAAAAAAACCCAGAGCTCCAGGTGTACCCTATTCGTTTGCGTTCGTTCATTATTTCGATTCCAG AGATGCAGAATACGCCATAGATAGAAGAGATGGTTATAAGTATGATGGCGTTCGTTTGCGTGTTGAATATTCAGGAGAAAACAGAAG CTATGGAAAGTATAGAAACAAAGAAGAGGGAAGTGGCCCCCCTGTAAGAACGGAACATCGAATTATTATAAGTAATTTGCCAGAGAGTTGCAAATGGCAGCATTTAAAAGATTTCATGAGACAGTGTGGTGATGTAGGATATGCTAACATTGAGCATGGAAAAGGTGTAGTAGAGTTTATTAGCCGTGACGATATGCTATATGCaattgaaaaatttgatGGCGCAGAATTTAAAGTTCATGATGATGTTACAAATATTAAAGTTAAAAGAGATAGAAGAGGTTCGTCATACATGAAAAGACATCGAGAGGATCATTACAGTCCCAGACATAAAAAGAGACGCAGATATAGTGATGAATCAGGATCAGCCTCAAGAAATAGATCTAGATCAAGAAAGCACAACAAATATAGCAACTCACCCACAAAAAGAAGTAGTAAATACGACTCTGGAAGTGAAAGTGAAGGTGATAATAAAGACAAAAgcaaatataataaaaaaagcagaagtgGATCGAATAATTCTTCTAGAAGTGATGATAGAAattacaaaaagaaaaaaaataagcatgACAAATCAAGTGATAGATCAAGTGAATATAGCGAAAagggaagtggaaaaaataatagccCTAGCAAAGATGGAAGTAGGAAAAGAAGTTTGAGCGAAAGTGGTGGTGGAAGCAAAGATAGGAAGAGGAGTTTAAGTctgaaaagagaaaatagctcgagtaatgaaaaaaaaggaaaaagaaaaagaagcaatgATATGGAAAGTGAATCTAGAAAGAGTTCTAAATCTCCTAACAGTAACTCACCTAGAGAAAATaacacagaaaaggaaaagagcaacgacggaaaaaaaaaaacagttggcagaaaaacaaaaaaaacaacaaacacTGCAAAGAAAACGAAGAATGCAAAGACAAATAATGATAAAACaagcaaaaatgaggatTATGAAAATGTTTCCAATGATGGAAATAAAAGTGATGGGGAGAAATATGTAGAcgaggaaaataataaagaagaaaattctggtacaaataaaaatgaacgaacaaaaaaatcaGCGGCGTCAGAGGCAAAGcctaaaagggggggaggaagaagaggaagaaaaaaagctaccacagaagaaaatgtaaatgaCAATGCCAGTAGTTAA